From Excalfactoria chinensis isolate bCotChi1 chromosome 4, bCotChi1.hap2, whole genome shotgun sequence, one genomic window encodes:
- the LOC140251297 gene encoding H(+)/Cl(-) exchange transporter 5 isoform X3, whose translation MNGASKMMDFLEEPLPGVGTYEDFNTIDWVREKSRDRDRHREITSRSKESTWALIHSVSDAFSGWLLMLFIGLLAGSLAGLIDISAHWMTDLKEGVCLAGFWFNHEHCCWKSNTTFTDRDKCPEWMSWSQLIIGHGEGAFAYILNYFMYVIWALLFSLLAVLLVKGFAPYACGSGIPEIKTILSGFIIRGYLGKWTLIIKTITLVLAVSSGLSLGKEGPLVHVACCCGNILCHLFTKYRKNEAKRREVLSAAAAAGVSVAFGAPIGGVLFSLEEVSYYFPLKTLWRSFFAALVAAFTLRSINPFGNSRLVLFYVEFHMPWHLLELVPFILLGIFGGLWGAFFIRSNIAWCRRRKTTKLGKYPVLEVFVVTAITAILAFPNEYTRMSTSELISELFNDCGILDSSKLCEYVNDFNSTKGDDLPDRAAGPGVYTAMWQLALALIMKVFITIFTFGMKVPSGLFIPSMAVGAIAGRLLGVAMEQLAFYHHDWIIFSGWCSQGADCITPGLYAMVGAAACLGGVTRMTVSLVVIMFELTGGLEYIVPLMAAAMTSKWVADAIGREGIYDAHIRLNGYPFLEAKEEFSHKTLAMDVMRPRRNDPPLTVITQDSMSVEDIETIINETTYSGYPVVVSRESQRLVGFVLRRDLIISIENARKKQDGIVSTSIIYFTDHSPPLPPSSPSMLKLRSILDLSPFTVTDQTPMEIVVDIFRKLGLRQCLVTHNGKLLGIITKKDVLKHIAQLANQDPDSILFN comes from the exons ATGAACGGTGCAAGCAAAATGATGGATTTTCTGGAGGAACCACTTCCTGGTGTGGGAACCTATGAAGATTTCAACACGATAGATTGGGTGCGAGAGAAGTCCAGGGACCGGGACAGGCACAGAGAG ATTACCAGCAGAAGTAAAGAGTCGACGTGGGCTCTGATACACAGTGTGAGCGATGCCTTTTCTGGCTGGTTGTTGATGTTGTTCATTGGGTTGTTGGCAG GTTCCTTAGCAGGTCTGATAGACATTTCCGCCCACTGGATGACAGATTTGAAAGAAGGAGTGTGTTTAGCAGGCTTCTGGTTTAACcatgagcactgctgctggaagtCCAATACAACCTTTACAGACCGAGACAAGTGTCCTGAATGGATGAGCTGGTCACAGCTTATTATTGGCCACGGAGAG GGGGCTTTTGCATATATTCTGAACTACTTCATGTATGTTATCTGGGCTTTGTTATTCTCCCTTCTCGCTGTGTTACTTGTGAAGGGCTTTGCTCCTTATGCCTGTGGCTCGGGAATCCCAGAG ATCAAAACTATCTTAAGTGGTTTCATCATTAGAGGCTACCTGGGCAAGTGGACGCTGATCATCAAAACCATTACCTTAGTGTTGGCTGTGTCCTCTGGCCTGAGCCTGGGAAAAGAGGGCCCCCTGGTGCACGTtgcctgctgctgtggaaaCATCCTGTGCCATCTCTTCACCAAATACAGGAAGAACGAAGCGAAGCGCAGAGAG gttttatcagcagctgcagctgctggtgtgTCTGTAGCTTTTGGTGCACCGATTGGAGGAGTGCTCTTTAGTCTGGAAGAG gtCAGTTACTATTTTCCTCTCAAGACACTGTGGCGCTCGTTCTTTGCTGCTCTGGTAGCTGCATTTACTCTGCGTTCCATCAATCCTTTTGGGAACAGCCGCCTGGTTCTCTTCTATGTGGAGTTCCACATGCCGTGGCATCTTCTGGAGCTTGTACCATTCATCCTTTTGGGAATTTTTGGTGGGCTTTGGGGAGCTTTCTTCATTCGCAGCAACATTGCCTGGTGCAGGCGGCGCAAGACAACCAAGCTTGGTAAATACCCCGTGCTCGAGGTGTTTGTAGTGACTGCCATCACGGCCATCCTGGCCTTCCCAAATGAGTACACCAGAATGAGTACCAGCGAGCTGATCTCTGAACTCTTCAATGACTGTGGGATTTTGGACTCTTCCAAGCTCTGCGAGTACGTGAATGATTTCAACAGCACCAAAGGGGATGACTTGCCTGACCGAGCTGCTGGCCCAGGAGTTTACACAGCCATGTGGCAGCTAGCTTTGGCCCTTATAATGAAAGTCTTCATCACTATCTTCACCTTTGGCATGAAG GTCCCTTCGGGTCTCTTCATCCCCAGCATGGCAGTCGGTGCTATAGCAGGCAGGTTGCTAGGGGTAGCAATGGAGCAGTTGGCATTTTACCACCATGACTGGATCATCTTCAGTGGCTGGTGCAGTCAAGGAGCTGACTGTATCACTCCCGGCCTGTATGCAATGGTTGGGGCTGCAGCATGTCTAG gtgGGGTGACCCGGATGACTGTGTCACTAGTGGTCATTATGTTTGAGCTCACTGGTGGACTGGAATACATAGTTCCTCTGATGGCAGCAGCCATGACCAGCAAGTGGGTGGCAGATGCTATTGGGCGGGAAGGCATTTATGATGCCCATATACGCCTCAATGGCTATCCTTTCTTGGAAGCCAAGGAAGAGTTCTCACACAAGACACTTGCAATGGATGTAATGAGGCCACGGAGGAATGATCCTCCTCTGACTGTCATCACTCAGGACAGCATGTCAGTAGAAGACATTGAGACCATAATCAATGAAACCACATACAGTGGCTATCCAGTGGTGGTGTCACGGGAGTCCCAAAGGCTTGTTGGATTTGtcctcaggagagacctcatCATTTCAATTG aaaatGCCCGGAAGAAGCAGGATGGAATTGTTAGCActtcaattatttatttcactgaccACTCTCCTCCACTGCCTCCAAGCTCCCCCTCTATGCTGAAACTCAGGAGCATCCTGGACCTCAGTCCTTTCACAGTGACAGACCAAACTCCTATGGAAATCGTTGTGGATATATTTCGCAAGCTTGGATTGCGTCAGTGCCTCGTTACTCACAATGG gAAACTGCTTGGGATCATTACCAAGAAGGATGTACTAAAGCACATTGCACAGCTGGCTAACCAGGACCCAGATTCTATACTCTTCAATTAA
- the LOC140251297 gene encoding H(+)/Cl(-) exchange transporter 5 isoform X1 codes for MAWYSLERWERPQPFGLEALAMDQKGYRRGSFQSSTSDEDMLEIAGASLDFSMADDDPPLDREMGGFTSYNGGGMNGASKMMDFLEEPLPGVGTYEDFNTIDWVREKSRDRDRHREITSRSKESTWALIHSVSDAFSGWLLMLFIGLLAGSLAGLIDISAHWMTDLKEGVCLAGFWFNHEHCCWKSNTTFTDRDKCPEWMSWSQLIIGHGEGAFAYILNYFMYVIWALLFSLLAVLLVKGFAPYACGSGIPEIKTILSGFIIRGYLGKWTLIIKTITLVLAVSSGLSLGKEGPLVHVACCCGNILCHLFTKYRKNEAKRREVLSAAAAAGVSVAFGAPIGGVLFSLEEVSYYFPLKTLWRSFFAALVAAFTLRSINPFGNSRLVLFYVEFHMPWHLLELVPFILLGIFGGLWGAFFIRSNIAWCRRRKTTKLGKYPVLEVFVVTAITAILAFPNEYTRMSTSELISELFNDCGILDSSKLCEYVNDFNSTKGDDLPDRAAGPGVYTAMWQLALALIMKVFITIFTFGMKVPSGLFIPSMAVGAIAGRLLGVAMEQLAFYHHDWIIFSGWCSQGADCITPGLYAMVGAAACLGGVTRMTVSLVVIMFELTGGLEYIVPLMAAAMTSKWVADAIGREGIYDAHIRLNGYPFLEAKEEFSHKTLAMDVMRPRRNDPPLTVITQDSMSVEDIETIINETTYSGYPVVVSRESQRLVGFVLRRDLIISIENARKKQDGIVSTSIIYFTDHSPPLPPSSPSMLKLRSILDLSPFTVTDQTPMEIVVDIFRKLGLRQCLVTHNGKLLGIITKKDVLKHIAQLANQDPDSILFN; via the exons GTTTTACCTCATATAATGGAGGAGGGATGAACGGTGCAAGCAAAATGATGGATTTTCTGGAGGAACCACTTCCTGGTGTGGGAACCTATGAAGATTTCAACACGATAGATTGGGTGCGAGAGAAGTCCAGGGACCGGGACAGGCACAGAGAG ATTACCAGCAGAAGTAAAGAGTCGACGTGGGCTCTGATACACAGTGTGAGCGATGCCTTTTCTGGCTGGTTGTTGATGTTGTTCATTGGGTTGTTGGCAG GTTCCTTAGCAGGTCTGATAGACATTTCCGCCCACTGGATGACAGATTTGAAAGAAGGAGTGTGTTTAGCAGGCTTCTGGTTTAACcatgagcactgctgctggaagtCCAATACAACCTTTACAGACCGAGACAAGTGTCCTGAATGGATGAGCTGGTCACAGCTTATTATTGGCCACGGAGAG GGGGCTTTTGCATATATTCTGAACTACTTCATGTATGTTATCTGGGCTTTGTTATTCTCCCTTCTCGCTGTGTTACTTGTGAAGGGCTTTGCTCCTTATGCCTGTGGCTCGGGAATCCCAGAG ATCAAAACTATCTTAAGTGGTTTCATCATTAGAGGCTACCTGGGCAAGTGGACGCTGATCATCAAAACCATTACCTTAGTGTTGGCTGTGTCCTCTGGCCTGAGCCTGGGAAAAGAGGGCCCCCTGGTGCACGTtgcctgctgctgtggaaaCATCCTGTGCCATCTCTTCACCAAATACAGGAAGAACGAAGCGAAGCGCAGAGAG gttttatcagcagctgcagctgctggtgtgTCTGTAGCTTTTGGTGCACCGATTGGAGGAGTGCTCTTTAGTCTGGAAGAG gtCAGTTACTATTTTCCTCTCAAGACACTGTGGCGCTCGTTCTTTGCTGCTCTGGTAGCTGCATTTACTCTGCGTTCCATCAATCCTTTTGGGAACAGCCGCCTGGTTCTCTTCTATGTGGAGTTCCACATGCCGTGGCATCTTCTGGAGCTTGTACCATTCATCCTTTTGGGAATTTTTGGTGGGCTTTGGGGAGCTTTCTTCATTCGCAGCAACATTGCCTGGTGCAGGCGGCGCAAGACAACCAAGCTTGGTAAATACCCCGTGCTCGAGGTGTTTGTAGTGACTGCCATCACGGCCATCCTGGCCTTCCCAAATGAGTACACCAGAATGAGTACCAGCGAGCTGATCTCTGAACTCTTCAATGACTGTGGGATTTTGGACTCTTCCAAGCTCTGCGAGTACGTGAATGATTTCAACAGCACCAAAGGGGATGACTTGCCTGACCGAGCTGCTGGCCCAGGAGTTTACACAGCCATGTGGCAGCTAGCTTTGGCCCTTATAATGAAAGTCTTCATCACTATCTTCACCTTTGGCATGAAG GTCCCTTCGGGTCTCTTCATCCCCAGCATGGCAGTCGGTGCTATAGCAGGCAGGTTGCTAGGGGTAGCAATGGAGCAGTTGGCATTTTACCACCATGACTGGATCATCTTCAGTGGCTGGTGCAGTCAAGGAGCTGACTGTATCACTCCCGGCCTGTATGCAATGGTTGGGGCTGCAGCATGTCTAG gtgGGGTGACCCGGATGACTGTGTCACTAGTGGTCATTATGTTTGAGCTCACTGGTGGACTGGAATACATAGTTCCTCTGATGGCAGCAGCCATGACCAGCAAGTGGGTGGCAGATGCTATTGGGCGGGAAGGCATTTATGATGCCCATATACGCCTCAATGGCTATCCTTTCTTGGAAGCCAAGGAAGAGTTCTCACACAAGACACTTGCAATGGATGTAATGAGGCCACGGAGGAATGATCCTCCTCTGACTGTCATCACTCAGGACAGCATGTCAGTAGAAGACATTGAGACCATAATCAATGAAACCACATACAGTGGCTATCCAGTGGTGGTGTCACGGGAGTCCCAAAGGCTTGTTGGATTTGtcctcaggagagacctcatCATTTCAATTG aaaatGCCCGGAAGAAGCAGGATGGAATTGTTAGCActtcaattatttatttcactgaccACTCTCCTCCACTGCCTCCAAGCTCCCCCTCTATGCTGAAACTCAGGAGCATCCTGGACCTCAGTCCTTTCACAGTGACAGACCAAACTCCTATGGAAATCGTTGTGGATATATTTCGCAAGCTTGGATTGCGTCAGTGCCTCGTTACTCACAATGG gAAACTGCTTGGGATCATTACCAAGAAGGATGTACTAAAGCACATTGCACAGCTGGCTAACCAGGACCCAGATTCTATACTCTTCAATTAA
- the LOC140251297 gene encoding H(+)/Cl(-) exchange transporter 5 isoform X2, whose translation MDQKGYRRGSFQSSTSDEDMLEIAGASLDFSMADDDPPLDREMGGFTSYNGGGMNGASKMMDFLEEPLPGVGTYEDFNTIDWVREKSRDRDRHREITSRSKESTWALIHSVSDAFSGWLLMLFIGLLAGSLAGLIDISAHWMTDLKEGVCLAGFWFNHEHCCWKSNTTFTDRDKCPEWMSWSQLIIGHGEGAFAYILNYFMYVIWALLFSLLAVLLVKGFAPYACGSGIPEIKTILSGFIIRGYLGKWTLIIKTITLVLAVSSGLSLGKEGPLVHVACCCGNILCHLFTKYRKNEAKRREVLSAAAAAGVSVAFGAPIGGVLFSLEEVSYYFPLKTLWRSFFAALVAAFTLRSINPFGNSRLVLFYVEFHMPWHLLELVPFILLGIFGGLWGAFFIRSNIAWCRRRKTTKLGKYPVLEVFVVTAITAILAFPNEYTRMSTSELISELFNDCGILDSSKLCEYVNDFNSTKGDDLPDRAAGPGVYTAMWQLALALIMKVFITIFTFGMKVPSGLFIPSMAVGAIAGRLLGVAMEQLAFYHHDWIIFSGWCSQGADCITPGLYAMVGAAACLGGVTRMTVSLVVIMFELTGGLEYIVPLMAAAMTSKWVADAIGREGIYDAHIRLNGYPFLEAKEEFSHKTLAMDVMRPRRNDPPLTVITQDSMSVEDIETIINETTYSGYPVVVSRESQRLVGFVLRRDLIISIENARKKQDGIVSTSIIYFTDHSPPLPPSSPSMLKLRSILDLSPFTVTDQTPMEIVVDIFRKLGLRQCLVTHNGKLLGIITKKDVLKHIAQLANQDPDSILFN comes from the exons GTTTTACCTCATATAATGGAGGAGGGATGAACGGTGCAAGCAAAATGATGGATTTTCTGGAGGAACCACTTCCTGGTGTGGGAACCTATGAAGATTTCAACACGATAGATTGGGTGCGAGAGAAGTCCAGGGACCGGGACAGGCACAGAGAG ATTACCAGCAGAAGTAAAGAGTCGACGTGGGCTCTGATACACAGTGTGAGCGATGCCTTTTCTGGCTGGTTGTTGATGTTGTTCATTGGGTTGTTGGCAG GTTCCTTAGCAGGTCTGATAGACATTTCCGCCCACTGGATGACAGATTTGAAAGAAGGAGTGTGTTTAGCAGGCTTCTGGTTTAACcatgagcactgctgctggaagtCCAATACAACCTTTACAGACCGAGACAAGTGTCCTGAATGGATGAGCTGGTCACAGCTTATTATTGGCCACGGAGAG GGGGCTTTTGCATATATTCTGAACTACTTCATGTATGTTATCTGGGCTTTGTTATTCTCCCTTCTCGCTGTGTTACTTGTGAAGGGCTTTGCTCCTTATGCCTGTGGCTCGGGAATCCCAGAG ATCAAAACTATCTTAAGTGGTTTCATCATTAGAGGCTACCTGGGCAAGTGGACGCTGATCATCAAAACCATTACCTTAGTGTTGGCTGTGTCCTCTGGCCTGAGCCTGGGAAAAGAGGGCCCCCTGGTGCACGTtgcctgctgctgtggaaaCATCCTGTGCCATCTCTTCACCAAATACAGGAAGAACGAAGCGAAGCGCAGAGAG gttttatcagcagctgcagctgctggtgtgTCTGTAGCTTTTGGTGCACCGATTGGAGGAGTGCTCTTTAGTCTGGAAGAG gtCAGTTACTATTTTCCTCTCAAGACACTGTGGCGCTCGTTCTTTGCTGCTCTGGTAGCTGCATTTACTCTGCGTTCCATCAATCCTTTTGGGAACAGCCGCCTGGTTCTCTTCTATGTGGAGTTCCACATGCCGTGGCATCTTCTGGAGCTTGTACCATTCATCCTTTTGGGAATTTTTGGTGGGCTTTGGGGAGCTTTCTTCATTCGCAGCAACATTGCCTGGTGCAGGCGGCGCAAGACAACCAAGCTTGGTAAATACCCCGTGCTCGAGGTGTTTGTAGTGACTGCCATCACGGCCATCCTGGCCTTCCCAAATGAGTACACCAGAATGAGTACCAGCGAGCTGATCTCTGAACTCTTCAATGACTGTGGGATTTTGGACTCTTCCAAGCTCTGCGAGTACGTGAATGATTTCAACAGCACCAAAGGGGATGACTTGCCTGACCGAGCTGCTGGCCCAGGAGTTTACACAGCCATGTGGCAGCTAGCTTTGGCCCTTATAATGAAAGTCTTCATCACTATCTTCACCTTTGGCATGAAG GTCCCTTCGGGTCTCTTCATCCCCAGCATGGCAGTCGGTGCTATAGCAGGCAGGTTGCTAGGGGTAGCAATGGAGCAGTTGGCATTTTACCACCATGACTGGATCATCTTCAGTGGCTGGTGCAGTCAAGGAGCTGACTGTATCACTCCCGGCCTGTATGCAATGGTTGGGGCTGCAGCATGTCTAG gtgGGGTGACCCGGATGACTGTGTCACTAGTGGTCATTATGTTTGAGCTCACTGGTGGACTGGAATACATAGTTCCTCTGATGGCAGCAGCCATGACCAGCAAGTGGGTGGCAGATGCTATTGGGCGGGAAGGCATTTATGATGCCCATATACGCCTCAATGGCTATCCTTTCTTGGAAGCCAAGGAAGAGTTCTCACACAAGACACTTGCAATGGATGTAATGAGGCCACGGAGGAATGATCCTCCTCTGACTGTCATCACTCAGGACAGCATGTCAGTAGAAGACATTGAGACCATAATCAATGAAACCACATACAGTGGCTATCCAGTGGTGGTGTCACGGGAGTCCCAAAGGCTTGTTGGATTTGtcctcaggagagacctcatCATTTCAATTG aaaatGCCCGGAAGAAGCAGGATGGAATTGTTAGCActtcaattatttatttcactgaccACTCTCCTCCACTGCCTCCAAGCTCCCCCTCTATGCTGAAACTCAGGAGCATCCTGGACCTCAGTCCTTTCACAGTGACAGACCAAACTCCTATGGAAATCGTTGTGGATATATTTCGCAAGCTTGGATTGCGTCAGTGCCTCGTTACTCACAATGG gAAACTGCTTGGGATCATTACCAAGAAGGATGTACTAAAGCACATTGCACAGCTGGCTAACCAGGACCCAGATTCTATACTCTTCAATTAA